Proteins encoded in a region of the Gammaproteobacteria bacterium genome:
- a CDS encoding VOC family protein, giving the protein MSLKISKPAIDIGIITRHPAAMLEFYQHLLGLPLEATIPMPGGGTMHRLKVGDSVVKIIDTQPRPAADAVPGGIRAATGYRYWTIHIIGLAEAVQVIEKSGHRILVGPKVIREGVTIAMEEDPDGNWVELLELSPVSEEQ; this is encoded by the coding sequence ATGTCATTGAAAATCAGTAAACCGGCCATCGATATAGGTATCATTACCCGGCATCCCGCGGCGATGCTGGAGTTCTACCAACACCTGCTGGGTCTGCCCCTGGAGGCGACGATTCCCATGCCTGGTGGAGGAACCATGCATCGTCTGAAGGTGGGTGACAGCGTGGTGAAAATCATCGACACGCAGCCCCGGCCAGCCGCCGATGCTGTGCCCGGTGGTATCCGGGCTGCGACCGGATACCGGTACTGGACCATTCACATCATCGGTCTTGCAGAAGCGGTGCAGGTAATCGAAAAGTCGGGTCACCGGATCCTGGTCGGTCCGAAGGTTATCCGTGAAGGGGTGACCATCGCGATGGAGGAAGATCCGGACGGCAACTGGGTCGAACTGCTGGAGCTAAGCCCGGTCTCTGAGGAGCAGTAA
- a CDS encoding amidohydrolase — MKHLALLLSLTSLLLPGVAAAQSNCEVADLVLHNTTIYTANDAQWTAEAVAVLDGRIVFVGSNQGVQPYLCGDAEIIDLAGRTVFAGFTDSHQHLEGVGRRTKTLSLFGIPTLQQTVQAIADWADTVPEGEWILGRGWIEREWEDERRFLNKYDVDPFSAGKPLFMPRADGVSALVNSAALALAGVTRDTPDPEGGRFERDLGGEPTGYVLANAMNVFRALIPEDTDAYLKDNLERGLAANAMMGWTQTQDAGMEYRLVRLLQEIHREGNMAHRVYAAVPVSQAATMLERGREKTADDMVDVRGIKVFIDGTLGSRGAALIENYADADHNGFMNRTTEEELVPVLQEALRKGIQVETHAIGDRAVRSVLNWYEEAFAAVPPDEWASTDLRWRVEHAQIIPPVDQQRFAELGVLPSMQPSHGIGDLNFAPDRLGPDRLSYAYPWQQLVDRGLMILAGSDAPVEAGDPRIEFYAAVARKRLDGTSGSGWHPELAVSRETALKMLTIWPAFGAFQETLRGSVEVGKYADFTVFDRDLMTVPEQDILTSQNRMTIVGGRVTYRADQQ; from the coding sequence ATGAAACACCTGGCTCTTCTGCTCAGCCTGACAAGTCTTTTATTGCCAGGCGTGGCAGCTGCGCAATCCAACTGCGAAGTTGCCGATCTGGTTCTGCACAACACCACAATCTACACCGCCAACGATGCCCAGTGGACTGCCGAGGCGGTGGCTGTCCTGGATGGTCGAATCGTGTTCGTCGGCAGCAACCAGGGCGTGCAGCCCTACCTTTGCGGTGATGCGGAGATTATTGACCTGGCTGGCAGGACTGTGTTTGCCGGTTTTACCGACAGTCATCAGCACCTGGAGGGGGTCGGGCGCCGGACCAAGACGTTGAGCCTGTTTGGAATCCCGACCTTGCAACAAACCGTGCAGGCCATTGCCGATTGGGCGGATACCGTGCCCGAAGGAGAGTGGATACTGGGTCGGGGCTGGATAGAAAGGGAATGGGAAGACGAGAGACGCTTTCTGAACAAGTACGATGTTGATCCCTTCAGCGCGGGTAAGCCGTTATTCATGCCGCGAGCGGATGGTGTGTCGGCGCTGGTGAACTCGGCAGCGCTGGCGCTGGCCGGCGTGACACGGGATACTCCCGACCCCGAAGGGGGGCGCTTTGAGCGGGATCTTGGCGGTGAGCCTACCGGGTATGTGCTGGCGAACGCCATGAATGTGTTCCGCGCACTGATTCCCGAGGACACCGACGCCTATCTCAAGGACAACCTGGAGCGAGGCCTGGCTGCCAATGCGATGATGGGCTGGACCCAGACTCAGGACGCCGGCATGGAATATCGATTGGTGCGTCTGCTGCAGGAAATCCACCGTGAGGGCAACATGGCCCATCGCGTGTATGCGGCGGTTCCGGTGTCGCAGGCGGCGACCATGCTTGAGCGCGGCAGGGAAAAAACTGCCGACGACATGGTCGATGTGCGGGGCATCAAGGTCTTCATCGATGGCACCCTGGGGTCGCGGGGCGCGGCGCTGATTGAGAATTACGCTGATGCTGACCATAACGGGTTCATGAACCGGACCACCGAAGAGGAACTGGTGCCGGTTCTGCAGGAGGCCTTGCGCAAGGGGATTCAGGTTGAGACTCACGCCATTGGTGACCGGGCGGTACGTTCGGTGCTGAACTGGTATGAAGAGGCCTTTGCGGCGGTTCCTCCTGACGAGTGGGCAAGCACAGACCTGCGCTGGCGCGTCGAGCATGCGCAGATAATTCCGCCAGTCGATCAGCAGCGCTTTGCCGAACTGGGGGTATTGCCGTCCATGCAACCCAGCCACGGAATAGGCGATCTGAATTTCGCCCCTGACCGACTCGGCCCCGATCGTCTCTCGTACGCGTATCCCTGGCAACAGCTGGTGGATCGGGGTCTGATGATCCTGGCAGGTTCCGATGCGCCGGTAGAGGCGGGGGATCCCCGCATCGAGTTTTACGCCGCCGTGGCGCGTAAGCGGCTCGACGGCACTTCAGGCTCAGGCTGGCACCCGGAGCTGGCGGTGTCCCGCGAGACGGCTTTGAAAATGCTCACCATCTGGCCCGCCTTCGGCGCCTTTCAGGAGACCTTGCGTGGCTCGGTGGAGGTTGGCAAGTACGCGGATTTCACGGTTTTCGATCGAGACCTGATGACCGTGCCCGAGCAGGATATACTGACCAGTCAAAACAGGATGACCATTGTGGGTGGTCGAGTCACCTATCGGGCTGATCAGCAATGA